The following coding sequences lie in one Atribacterota bacterium genomic window:
- a CDS encoding type II secretion system protein, with the protein MENKKGFTLITIVMVLAIIGLSSLIGLKYYGFNQQESPENNITKDKAKNTIVQANTLAIYNLLQGAVITEDISIVDAVNLSKKAGLYDPFTEIAMDKADWFPEKADTPGQIQIILKEDTFYIQGYGFDGLLGEAFIVEK; encoded by the coding sequence ATGGAAAACAAAAAAGGTTTTACCTTAATTACAATAGTAATGGTGCTGGCTATTATAGGATTATCGAGCTTGATAGGATTAAAATATTATGGATTTAATCAACAGGAAAGTCCTGAAAATAATATAACAAAGGATAAGGCAAAAAATACAATAGTTCAGGCTAATACATTAGCAATCTATAATTTATTACAAGGAGCAGTTATTACTGAAGATATTAGTATTGTTGATGCAGTAAATCTTTCTAAAAAAGCCGGATTATACGATCCGTTTACTGAAATAGCAATGGATAAAGCAGACTGGTTTCCGGAAAAAGCTGATACCCCGGGTCAGATACAAATTATTTTAAAAGAGGACACTTTTTATATTCAAGGGTATGGTTTTGATGGTTTGCTTGGTGAAGCTTTTATAGTGGAAAAATAA